In the Ranitomeya imitator isolate aRanImi1 chromosome 2, aRanImi1.pri, whole genome shotgun sequence genome, AGGACTGGGCtggcttttttaaattttttttttggcaaagtctaatctagCCTTTCTATTGTTAAGGCTGATTAATTATTTGCCCCTTTTGGTGAACAGAGAGTGTTCCTCACTTGGGTGGATGTTATGATGGGGTTTTTCTTAACCATGGAAAAGATTATTTGATCATCTACAGCTGTTGCCTTTCATGAATGTCCAGTCCCTTTTGAGTTCCTGAGCTCACCATTGCGctctttttttgcagaatgtaccaatCTGTTGATTTGGTCATTCCGAACATTTCTTCTGTCtctgatgaatttttttttttttagcctaatGATGATCTGTCTCTCTTATTGTAcattgagagctcctttgtccGCATGTTGTggattcacagcaacagcttccaaattcaaatgccacacctggaatcagctccagaccttgtACCTGCTTAACTGATGATGGATTAACGAGATAATAGTTTATTAAAGAGATTTTGAGATAATTTTCcaactacttttggtccctttcaaAAAAGGCAGCTAaatagctgtaattcctaaaccctaaCAACAATTAGGATGTTAAAAACCTCAAACTAAAGCTCAGAGTCTGCACTTTAAACctatattgattatataactgcatcttgaatatgttttggtaaacaggtaaaatgccaaaacttgggtCACTGTTCAAATATTTCTGGACATATTTGTGTACGAATAAAGAAAACTGTCCAGATCTTGACATATTAGTGTCAATCTCGGTAGCTCCATTTCTGGCTTTGCTTTGCACACTGCTCATTTCAATAGCTAGGCCAACCCTGTTCTCTGGCTATAAATCAGCTGTGACAGAGAGATGATCTGACTTGGCTAATAAAATAAGTCCTCCAGCCAGTCCCCTTAATACACATTTCTGGTCACAGTCTAACATAACAGGCTTGCTCATGTGTTGAATGAAAGCTGGTAGTGGAGCTGCCAAAAAAGGTGCCGATATCTCTGGGTTGGGGCAACTTTCTTAATTCACGTATAATAGTAAGTTTCaactttttgcactttatatacatttagaagaactttttaaaaaaatgtaacgacacattaaagggacactgtcacctgaatttggagggaacaatcttcagccatggaggcggggttttggggtttttgattcaccctttccttacccgctggctgcaatattggattgaagttcattctctgtcctccgtagtacacgcctgcgtaaggtgcaatcttgccttgcgcaggcgtgtactatggaggacagagaattaactccaatccaatattgcagccagcgtcagccagcgggtaaggaaagggtgaatcaaaaacccaaaaaccccgcctccatggctgaagattgttccctccaaattcaggtgacagtgtccctttaaggcctgccATGGATTGGTGGTGAGACGacgatttttatggttctgcatgcaAGTCCAAGTTCATTATAAAACAGTAGAAAAGCAAATAACATATGAAAACTCTGGATATCTCAGGATGGACAGTGTGATAATATGAACCCCTCCAATGGAGGGCAACTATTTTTACAGGACCCTGTGTTCACAGAATGGTAGAGAAGCAGACAACATAGGAAACCTCTGGACATCTCATGGGACATTTGTGTAAGTGGATCTTACTCGATTGCACTGAAAGCGAATTCTCAAGAGGCGTATACGGTTGCGAGCTTCTGCGGCTTTTAGCTGCCCTACCACCTTCTTTTGTCTTTCTTGTTCTGGGTCTAGGACTTGCTGTTTTGGCCCTGACACAGTCTTCAGAGCATGTTCCTTCAGTCGGTTTTGAGTCATGACCAAAGAAGCAGCTATCGCTTTGCTCGGTTGTTCATAAGCCATGTATCTTGCTTTCTGCATTGGATCCATTTTCTTGATATCTCCATGTCCACTAACCTTCTTGACCTGAAGCCCTGGTTTGCCATTTCCTGAAGCCATCAAGATGAATTCTGACTTCTTTATTTCAGAActcaaaaaaaaatctgaaaaagaaCACAATAAGGTCAGAACTGGAGCTATAATACACTTTGGGTGCCTCTATGTAGTAAGGAACCATAAGATGGAAAGAAGGAAAAGGATAAACTCAAACTATTGCAGACTATGAAAGCAAATTAGACACCTTTTCCAGTAGCTAAAAATATGCTTTTAGGCTGATTTtacacttgctgtgtttttttcggcctgtttttgcagccccaatgcatttctatggggccgTAAAAACGGGCTGCAAGAATTCATTGGAGCACCGTACGATGTAAGGGtcgtatttacggccgtgaaaaaacaTCGAGCTTGCTGGATATATTTCACGGCTTATGGACACGGGCCCCATTGAAAAACGGAAGGTTGTTTTTTGCGGTGCGCCGTGACTTCCGGTTTTCCGGACCGCCGTTTTTTTGCTATAGTACTGGGAACCtgaaaaacggcgatccgcaagaACATTAATTTACATAAAAAATAAGCAATTTTCTAGCCACACTGCCTTTATCAAGGTACCCATATGTTACAGATGGAATTTGCATACATGTTTTGATTTTGGTCAGACTGGCCAACAAAAAGATAACCCACTGCTAGAGGTGTCTGACATTAGCTTATTACTCACTACCCTTTGAAAAACACATGCCTAAGCTGAGAATGCATAAATATGTGGAATTATGAGGGAGTGGGGAAGAACAGTCGATTGTCTGACAACTATCTAAAGTGTATGGTAACCgtaactggatttttttttaaattccagctAGTACATATCAGCCTACACTTGACACCTTGCGGGACTGACTTGATGCCCAATATACATTACTGTTGGCTAAACCAAACAATATTGGCGGAACTGGAcaaccatctaatatgtatgggagTTTCAAGAATTACGTATTTCTCTATCTTTTAGTTACCCAGAATATACCGTAAGCTACTTAGTGGCATCAGCATGGTCCACTCTCCTCAATGACCACATATTCATGCTTTTAAGCATTTGGGAAACTCAAGAGGAATAGCTATCGGCCAAATGAGAATTTAGCCATTGAAGGTGTATGGGCACCTTTAGGAAACTGGACTTTTCCACATCAGGCACCCAAAAAATCCACTGGTCATTTATTTTTCTTAATTGACACTGATGCTGAAGATAGGAGTAGAGTAACATTTCTCATTTTATGGGGTCAATCTTTCTTAAAGATAAAGGAGAAACTTTCTTCTTGTGGATACAGGAAACGTTTATGGATTTGGATTGCATTGGAATTCTTTTCAAAGACCAAAGTGATCTCAATAATAAAAAATGAATTGCCTAAAGAACAATATAGGGAATTCCATTGGGACATGTTCAGATTGCCTCATAGTTTTGATTTGCAAAAtactggaaggaatatttgttactGGAACAACAGATTTACCAGGACTTTCTTATACGGTTTTGCTTCTTGCAAGTATAAAGTGTAGCCTACTAAGTATCTCTCTCCCTGTGCCCCTAGAGAACTACCACTGAGCTGAAACCCACTCTGTATGCTGCATTCAAACCATCACATGTGCGAGGCAAGCGCGGAAGGGATCTTACAGTGAACACACATCGGATCATTAAGAGAACAAAGTGCCTAGGTCTGAGTGTAGCCCGGGAGGCAACAAGCTAGGATCAAACTGGAAAAGCAAAACTAGTGCTATAGATCAGGGATAAATGCTGTCCTCAGTACATAACAGCAAAAGGTGATAGCAATACAGCTCACTGTTTTTACTGTTATGAGGCAATACACTTAGATAGTGCATTTCCATCTCAGAGTGATCTATCGCTAGTATATTCaatcaatttatatatatatatagcagccacatagaatatagcagccacatggtaaatagcagccacatagtatatagcagccacatggtaaatagcagctacatagtatatagcagtcacatactatattattattattatttattattatagcgccatttattccatggcgctttacatgtgacgtcaccgctgtgc is a window encoding:
- the LKAAEAR1 gene encoding protein LKAAEAR1, encoding MASGNGKPGLQVKKVSGHGDIKKMDPMQKARYMAYEQPSKAIAASLVMTQNRLKEHALKTVSGPKQQVLDPEQERQKKVVGQLKAAEARNRIRLLRIRFQCNRAQEINNLISCQSTARDAIRLEVFLPPRPHAVKSCDPLRRLERERVESLLEDDEGLMTSRIP